The Brasilonema sennae CENA114 genome includes a region encoding these proteins:
- a CDS encoding acyltransferase, protein MSGENSTFQLLQLYGKEYILTGLLGGIPTPIGKVLRNIVYRTIFGRVGKSVYIQPNVRFIGTRTIEIGDNVRIYSGTYLSNKGNKICFESNVSIDRGVDIRAYGGHQDGHIHIGEHTYIGPYVCMAGPGFIKIGKDCMIASHSSLYANNHIFADPNRKFREQGLSVKGIVIEDDCWLGSGVRVLDGVTIGRGSIIGAGSVVTKDIPPLSVAVGVPAQVIKKRDDNRTVKSIASQIQV, encoded by the coding sequence ATGAGTGGAGAAAATTCAACTTTTCAATTATTGCAGCTTTACGGGAAGGAATACATATTGACAGGACTCCTGGGAGGAATTCCTACCCCCATCGGTAAAGTGCTACGAAATATAGTTTATCGGACTATTTTCGGTCGAGTCGGAAAATCCGTTTATATCCAACCTAATGTCCGGTTTATCGGCACGCGCACTATTGAGATTGGAGATAATGTCCGTATATATAGTGGCACTTATCTGAGCAATAAAGGTAATAAGATTTGCTTTGAGTCAAACGTGTCAATTGATCGTGGTGTCGATATTAGAGCTTACGGTGGTCACCAAGATGGTCATATTCATATTGGTGAACATACTTACATTGGTCCCTACGTCTGTATGGCTGGCCCAGGTTTCATCAAGATTGGTAAAGATTGTATGATTGCATCCCACTCATCACTCTACGCCAATAATCACATTTTTGCAGATCCTAATCGGAAGTTCAGAGAACAGGGATTAAGTGTAAAAGGAATTGTGATTGAGGATGATTGCTGGCTGGGAAGTGGGGTGAGAGTACTAGATGGAGTTACAATTGGGCGGGGTAGTATTATTGGTGCAGGATCGGTTGTGACTAAAGATATTCCACCTTTGTCAGTTGCAGTCGGCGTGCCCGCACAAGTGATCAAAAAGCGTGATGACAACAGAACTGTCAAATCGATCGCATCCCAAATACAGGTCTAA